In Kogia breviceps isolate mKogBre1 chromosome 9, mKogBre1 haplotype 1, whole genome shotgun sequence, a single window of DNA contains:
- the LOC131762898 gene encoding platelet glycoprotein 4 → MGCDRNCGLIAGAVIGAVLAVFGGILMPVGDMLIEKTIKKETVLEEGTIAFKNWVKTGTAVYRQFWIFDVQNPEEVAVNSSKIKVKQRGPYTYRVRYLAKENITHDSETHTVSFLQPNGAIFEPSLSVGTENDTFTVLNLAVAAAPHLYPNIFIQGVLNSLIKKSKSSMFQKRTLKELLWGYKDPFLSLVPYPITTTVGVFYPYNNTADGVYKVFSGKDDISKVAVIDTYKGKKNLSYWPSYCDMINGTDAASFPPFIEKTQVLQFFSSDICRSIYAVFGAEINLKGIPVYRFILPSLAFASPLQNPDNHCFCTEKIVSKNCTSYGVLDIGKCKDGKPVYISLPHFLYASPETAQLIEGLSPNEEEHSTYLDVEPITGFTLRFAKRLQINILVKPARKIEALKGLKQNYFVPILWLNETGTIGDEKAEMFRNQVTGKINLLGLVEITLLSVGVVMFIAFMISYCACRSKRVN, encoded by the exons gaAACTGTCCTTGAAGAAGGtacaattgcttttaaaaattgggttaaaACAGGCACAGCAGTTTACAGACAGTTTTGGATCTTTGATGTGCAGAATCCAGAGGAGGTGGCAGTTAACAGCAGCAAAATTAAAGTTAAGCAAAGAGGTCCTTACACGTACAG agttcgTTATCTAGCCAAGGAAAATATAACCCATGACTCTGAGACCCACACGGTCTCTTTCCTACAGCCCAATGGTGCCATCTTTGAACCCTCACTATCAGTTGGAACCGAGAATGACACTTTCACTGTTCTCAATCTGGCTGTTGCA gctgcacccCACCTCTACCCAAACATATTTATTCAAGGAGTACTCAATTCACTTATCAAAAAGTCAAAATCCTCCATGTTTCAAAAGAGAACTTTGAAAGAGCTATTGTGGGGCTATAAGGATCCATTCTTGAGTTTGGTTCCATACCCTATTACCACTACAGTTGGTGTGTTTTATCCT TACAACAATACTGCAGATGGAGTTTACAAAGTGTTCAGCGGAAAGGACGACATAAGCAAAGTTGCAGTAATCGACACATATAAAGGCAAAAA GAATCTCTCCTATTGGCCAAGTTATTGTGACATGATTAATGGTACAG ACGCAGCATCATTTCCACCTTTCATTGAGAAGACCCAGGTATTGCAATTCTTCTCCTCTGACATTTGCAG GTCGATCTATGCTGTGTTTGGAGCCGAAATTAATCTGAAAGGAATCCCCGTGTATAGATTTATCCTTCCATCCTTGGCTTTTGCATCTCCACTTCAAAATCCAGACAACCACTGTTTCTGCACAGAAAAAATTGTCTCCAAAAATTGTACTTCATATGGTGTGCTAGATATTGGCAAATGCAAAGACG GAAAACCCGTGTATATTTCACTTCCTCATTTTCTATATGCAAGTCCTGAAACTGCACAACTTATTGAAGGCTTAAGTCCAAATGAAGAAGAGCACAGCACATACTTAGATGTTGAACCT ATAACTGGATTTACCTTACGATTTGCAAAACGGCTGCAGATCAACATATTGGTCAAGCCAGCAAGAAAAATTGA AGCATTAAAGGGTCTGAAGCAGAACTATTTTGTGCCTATTCTTTGGCTTAACGAg ACTGGTACCATTGGTGATGAGAAGGCAGAAATGTTTAGAAATCAAGTGACTGGAAAAATAAACCTCCTTGGCCTGGTAGAAATTACCTTACTCAGTGTTGGTGTGGTGATGTTTATTGCTTTTATGATTTCATACTGTGCATGCAGATCAAAGAGAGTAAATTAA